A DNA window from Paenibacillus sp. HWE-109 contains the following coding sequences:
- a CDS encoding S-layer homology domain-containing protein: protein MRAIRKCLAILIFVTLVMNFPLAVLADGLNAKDVTVLSNSFIKVTVDNHSGRFAIRTVDGQPVRKNDQQVDMMFRGDDPESSFTTFRIDGTDYIFGNPYKFGVNFLSEVTPPKIVNNTDGTRQIETVWTIKGVEIKQIIMLYMDVKDKKNSGNVNVRYEVTNHSGADIQVGSRMLLDTMVGGNDGPAFQVGTAYKVPLQVERKLVDESKLDGSISPEEKPLYTLPAYWVMKDKYDLTNPLATNVVAYGFNNFSEKDINIVDEMIVGHWNKMANTKWDYQVNPNLDFTTDTNDYGTADSAVALYWNPDPVLKEATKTFETVYGLGEIVEPDKVFSIRYIDPVNQLATTQDGSAYDNEGVFNVVAEIENLPAFQMEQSRIDAELQLANGLKFVDLDERGQIKRDGNGHIMTKTSDRSSISFKKEATPEEAQNGIQPKFKPGETVTASFKVVAKGKAWPTTKEYMLTASSPETELKLENVKDESIKAQYTSNKANFVFLPAVGQGSQTFVYAMSPKEAYTTDVKYITLNLSNIEAYTTGNATADPNFDLYLKESATGHRYKVPVKNSVILQPTGDGLVGDMRITYRTGDLVDTKGVVMKDADGKEMRDLGAALPLGEYQVEIDYKGDSGDDPDGAKLYDITTSQRFVVSENEEARVKKANLLAVVKKMVNLGQGLTDATKKELEEAYPGYTANGSFQTHKTLFNQVKGLLEQGSKLADPELDLTTMLPEARVPAYRLVAFESEEELDTFKEKAEQTHQEVLVEIEGMINRIGSGNEAKYVVDTKSEPAIINKSVAYRGKDMVFSNGQLDVLGLVGKIPGYKGIPFFNTLNVKGDGLLTVASSGFVFHQGEWTLDFFNGFDKSLAEGEKEEKADKGGEDESLNGSLKWAAGELGDRLNPLRQLLIHDVYFNKHSLFAAPSFSISGFGLKFNDFILREDGVSFGGSIAMKIADAEIKNVKFNDKGFVGIDADLKFELSKSMGLIDSSESEGEDEKLASGEFNLVHYEQKQAGVENKYDLNFDANLRGITQVHVEIAFKQVADKRILPNVIAFSADLGDPGVLIAGGTYLTSVRGAIRELADTIAGGSSDVPLTIEAGADVSFGVKPATFYGSIDMTLRRSGIKLVGRMDYRASSTSDRVEMLKEATVSAQWMTPWFVSASAEIDVMGWDLIIGKASIFLGQNLLKNRIDFEGFVSARVQVPGKVPILGGMSLGGVSLGANNDKMWGGVSILFFSLGITYYFNGGVEFGTSGEGLPEGLLYLQVQDPETGPKLVVFGEGVQTMATSWVSQEDAVHEIQYHSVAEGVEMLDNGSMNVGIGGIKVADEGKLHEIPMNKITGDALLELTYNGLTAPNFVFKDNNGKDFKLIYDETRTNAQANAFTQQITTDGVSSKKVYIAIPHDRIGGSIWKLYADQAVESKLLNIPQAAQLDEIKLDPSQTDANKFTATWKVNHAKPGDTVSLYLTKDAVSDTKQAFNEEIKAPGDTGLIIAKDLKVANLGGLSGSVTSGQTEIDVTKVPLLGDTEDIRGLLSQGNYYLRAELKSASTFQTKTTKNKFDIIDPLAPSPVSDVTVKPAGNGYFELSFKPAGRKLNQTDAELSYAIDVLQEANGKLGAYPNFASQQWTEAELAPYWNKTSGKYEHIRLGGWTANSNSSQVNQASLAGQPVEGKIKYTGLEVGQSYVVGVSAAAKPSKAADKHQNDHYAERVNTASTLLPVPSKPKLTAQVSQAKQLSAVPSSFLEVLTNQKEQSITITSDQKNVEVEAIYDDKSIGIIGLADQSTGSTGKLQLTTFKTDGKYAIELRTRNKTTGDYSVTMLYLTVDTMAPVIYIDTPLTGERTKNGKIKVSGTTSNDATLKVNGQSVAVSQNGKFEGEVAAVSSDATFTIAFEASDLAGNSNKASVMLTNGAFQVPVALVLRKVPNLKVNESAQVKAYLRMANGKNEVEADASKLTFTNYLGEAISVTGNGAVKALKVGAGIAKAEYKLSDEMSLQAMTVINVESTIIANTAEIANNGKATKLNIISAGDLTDAALVYRLYPKSEGTPVAPVYQDDVSGWLPIPADGIIPAVEGDKLAVAKQPKGGKLNIGVTGLMPAAIWTVRSGGPGGGGMPPANSDIRVGGEKIASDRKDDRIYAKITDSLGMNNGKATLLIQSEDKTANGYEFDISQTRLAQAVNSKQTISFELPFAELSFPAAAAVGIEQDLKVKIDKNSSSVQNSFRQIANELQANVLGDGQGASFDLPLPNGYKDRSVNAKVAIPANVNAKEITAVVVRDANGNWTTVPWKLEVVHNQPYVSLTLTGSGSVAFFSNHKNFVDVDEQDWAKQTISEAAGQLFMLGRTADRFDPNLSITRAEYPTVLLRVLGLMNQQAVHSFADINQEDWYNRSVAIAADQGIVNGFQDGTYKPNEELSRMEAMIMVSRSLKLIGANSTITESQVNETLGAFKDDASIPDWAREAVALCIKAGIITGQDQSINPAAPLTRAQAAAIAMRLSHLMVVSNP from the coding sequence ATGAGAGCTATTAGGAAATGTTTGGCTATTCTGATATTCGTCACACTCGTTATGAACTTTCCGTTAGCCGTCTTGGCTGATGGACTTAATGCCAAAGACGTGACGGTGCTCAGCAACAGCTTTATCAAAGTAACCGTCGATAATCACTCCGGACGATTCGCGATTCGTACTGTGGATGGACAGCCGGTGCGCAAGAACGATCAGCAAGTGGATATGATGTTTAGAGGTGATGATCCAGAATCATCGTTTACGACGTTCCGGATTGACGGTACAGACTATATTTTCGGTAATCCTTATAAATTTGGCGTTAACTTCCTATCCGAAGTGACGCCTCCCAAGATTGTCAACAACACCGATGGGACAAGACAGATTGAAACGGTCTGGACCATCAAAGGCGTAGAGATCAAACAAATCATTATGTTGTATATGGATGTCAAAGATAAGAAGAATTCCGGCAATGTGAATGTCCGTTACGAAGTGACCAATCACTCGGGTGCTGATATTCAAGTGGGTTCACGGATGCTGCTTGACACGATGGTCGGGGGCAATGACGGGCCTGCGTTCCAAGTGGGGACAGCGTATAAAGTGCCTTTGCAAGTCGAAAGAAAGCTCGTCGATGAATCCAAATTGGACGGGAGCATTAGTCCGGAGGAAAAACCTTTGTATACATTGCCTGCCTATTGGGTGATGAAGGACAAATACGATTTGACGAACCCGCTGGCGACCAATGTGGTTGCCTATGGTTTTAATAATTTCTCGGAAAAAGATATTAATATTGTCGATGAGATGATCGTCGGTCATTGGAATAAAATGGCCAATACCAAGTGGGATTATCAGGTTAATCCCAATCTGGATTTCACAACGGATACCAACGATTATGGTACTGCCGATTCAGCGGTTGCCTTGTACTGGAACCCTGATCCTGTCTTGAAGGAAGCAACGAAGACATTTGAAACGGTATACGGACTTGGTGAAATTGTAGAGCCTGATAAAGTTTTTTCCATCCGATATATCGATCCTGTCAATCAACTGGCAACGACCCAAGATGGCAGTGCCTACGACAATGAGGGCGTGTTTAACGTTGTTGCCGAAATAGAAAATTTGCCTGCTTTCCAAATGGAACAGTCGCGGATCGATGCCGAACTGCAGCTGGCAAACGGGCTTAAGTTCGTCGATCTTGACGAAAGAGGGCAGATCAAACGCGATGGCAACGGCCACATCATGACCAAGACATCAGATAGATCTTCGATTTCGTTCAAAAAAGAAGCCACGCCGGAAGAAGCGCAAAATGGCATCCAACCCAAATTTAAGCCTGGGGAAACTGTAACGGCTTCCTTCAAAGTCGTAGCGAAGGGCAAAGCGTGGCCGACGACCAAAGAGTATATGCTGACGGCCAGCAGTCCTGAAACCGAATTAAAGCTGGAAAATGTGAAAGATGAATCGATTAAGGCGCAGTACACGTCCAATAAGGCTAACTTTGTCTTTTTGCCTGCTGTAGGCCAAGGTTCACAGACATTCGTGTATGCGATGTCGCCTAAGGAAGCTTATACGACGGATGTGAAATACATTACGCTCAATTTAAGCAATATTGAAGCTTATACGACCGGCAATGCAACTGCTGACCCGAATTTCGATCTCTATCTGAAGGAATCTGCAACGGGACACCGCTACAAAGTGCCTGTGAAGAATTCCGTGATTCTGCAGCCGACGGGTGACGGGCTTGTCGGAGATATGCGGATTACTTACCGTACGGGCGACCTTGTCGACACGAAAGGTGTTGTCATGAAGGACGCCGACGGCAAGGAAATGAGAGATTTGGGCGCTGCCCTGCCGCTTGGCGAGTATCAAGTCGAGATCGACTACAAAGGCGATAGCGGGGATGACCCGGACGGAGCCAAACTGTACGATATCACGACGAGCCAACGTTTTGTTGTCAGCGAGAATGAAGAAGCCAGAGTGAAGAAGGCTAATCTATTGGCCGTCGTGAAGAAGATGGTTAATTTAGGCCAAGGCTTGACAGATGCAACGAAAAAAGAACTGGAAGAGGCTTACCCAGGATATACCGCAAATGGCAGCTTCCAAACACACAAGACACTTTTTAACCAAGTGAAGGGGCTATTGGAGCAAGGGAGTAAACTTGCCGATCCTGAACTGGATCTCACGACGATGCTGCCGGAAGCTCGCGTGCCGGCTTATCGCTTGGTAGCTTTTGAGAGTGAAGAAGAGCTGGACACGTTCAAAGAAAAAGCCGAGCAAACCCATCAGGAGGTACTCGTTGAAATCGAAGGGATGATCAACCGTATCGGATCAGGCAATGAAGCCAAATATGTCGTCGATACGAAGTCGGAGCCCGCCATTATTAATAAAAGCGTCGCTTATCGCGGGAAGGACATGGTTTTCTCGAACGGACAGCTGGATGTCTTAGGACTTGTCGGGAAAATTCCAGGTTACAAAGGGATTCCTTTCTTTAATACGCTGAATGTAAAAGGGGATGGCTTGCTGACCGTGGCAAGCAGCGGGTTTGTGTTCCATCAGGGAGAATGGACGCTGGATTTCTTCAATGGTTTTGACAAGTCCTTAGCGGAAGGAGAAAAAGAGGAGAAAGCGGACAAGGGCGGCGAAGACGAGTCGTTGAATGGCTCCTTGAAATGGGCAGCCGGCGAGCTCGGCGATCGCTTGAATCCGCTTAGGCAGCTATTAATTCACGATGTTTATTTCAACAAACATAGTTTGTTTGCAGCGCCAAGCTTTTCGATAAGCGGATTCGGACTGAAGTTCAACGATTTCATCCTGCGTGAAGACGGCGTCTCCTTCGGAGGAAGCATTGCAATGAAAATTGCGGATGCGGAAATCAAGAACGTTAAATTTAATGACAAAGGTTTTGTGGGTATTGATGCCGATTTGAAATTCGAGTTGTCGAAGAGCATGGGTCTCATTGACAGTTCTGAATCAGAGGGTGAAGACGAGAAACTGGCTTCCGGGGAATTCAATCTCGTACACTACGAGCAAAAGCAAGCGGGGGTCGAGAACAAGTACGATCTTAATTTTGATGCTAATCTTCGCGGCATTACGCAGGTACATGTCGAGATTGCCTTCAAACAGGTTGCAGACAAGCGGATTCTTCCCAATGTCATTGCCTTCTCGGCGGACTTGGGCGATCCCGGTGTTCTGATCGCAGGCGGGACGTATTTAACAAGCGTTCGCGGAGCGATCCGTGAGCTGGCAGATACGATTGCTGGAGGATCCAGCGATGTTCCTTTGACCATCGAGGCCGGAGCCGACGTCTCCTTTGGCGTGAAACCGGCAACGTTCTACGGCAGCATCGATATGACATTGAGACGATCCGGCATTAAGCTGGTCGGTAGAATGGACTATCGAGCGAGCTCAACGTCTGATCGCGTAGAGATGCTCAAGGAGGCCACGGTCTCTGCACAGTGGATGACGCCTTGGTTTGTCAGCGCATCCGCCGAAATCGATGTTATGGGCTGGGACTTGATCATCGGGAAAGCTTCGATCTTCCTGGGGCAGAATTTACTCAAAAACCGCATCGATTTCGAAGGCTTCGTCAGCGCGCGAGTCCAGGTGCCAGGCAAAGTGCCAATTCTCGGGGGCATGTCTCTCGGAGGTGTCTCCTTGGGAGCCAACAATGACAAGATGTGGGGCGGCGTCTCCATCCTCTTCTTTAGCCTAGGCATCACCTATTACTTCAACGGAGGCGTCGAATTCGGTACTTCAGGAGAAGGCTTGCCAGAGGGACTGCTTTACTTGCAAGTGCAGGATCCGGAGACAGGACCGAAATTGGTCGTATTCGGAGAAGGCGTTCAGACCATGGCGACTTCATGGGTGTCCCAAGAGGATGCTGTTCATGAAATCCAGTATCACAGCGTCGCTGAAGGTGTTGAGATGTTGGATAATGGCTCCATGAACGTTGGAATCGGTGGCATTAAAGTAGCGGACGAAGGAAAGCTTCATGAGATTCCGATGAACAAAATTACCGGCGATGCCCTGCTTGAGCTTACTTATAACGGCCTAACAGCGCCTAATTTTGTATTCAAAGACAACAACGGCAAAGATTTTAAACTCATCTATGATGAAACCAGAACGAATGCTCAAGCAAACGCATTTACACAACAAATAACAACGGATGGCGTTTCATCCAAGAAAGTCTACATTGCTATTCCGCATGATCGTATTGGCGGGAGCATATGGAAGCTGTACGCAGATCAAGCTGTGGAGTCCAAGCTGTTGAACATTCCGCAAGCGGCGCAGCTTGACGAAATCAAGCTGGATCCAAGTCAAACGGATGCGAACAAGTTTACCGCAACCTGGAAAGTGAATCATGCCAAACCAGGCGATACGGTCAGTCTGTATCTCACCAAGGATGCCGTGAGCGATACGAAACAGGCTTTCAATGAAGAGATCAAGGCTCCCGGCGATACGGGATTAATCATCGCCAAAGACTTGAAAGTTGCCAATTTAGGCGGCTTGTCCGGCAGCGTAACATCCGGACAAACCGAAATAGATGTCACGAAAGTGCCTCTTCTTGGCGACACGGAAGATATTCGCGGCTTGCTGTCGCAAGGGAATTATTATTTGCGTGCGGAGTTGAAATCGGCAAGCACCTTCCAGACGAAGACGACGAAGAACAAGTTCGACATCATCGATCCGCTCGCACCTTCACCTGTCAGTGACGTGACAGTAAAACCAGCAGGCAACGGTTATTTTGAACTGTCCTTTAAGCCTGCGGGAAGAAAGTTGAATCAAACCGATGCGGAACTCAGCTACGCGATTGATGTTCTTCAGGAAGCGAATGGGAAACTAGGCGCATATCCGAACTTCGCATCGCAGCAATGGACGGAAGCAGAGCTCGCGCCTTACTGGAATAAGACAAGCGGCAAGTACGAACATATTCGTCTTGGCGGCTGGACAGCGAACTCCAACTCAAGCCAAGTTAATCAAGCGAGCTTGGCTGGTCAGCCTGTGGAAGGGAAAATCAAGTATACCGGCTTGGAAGTTGGACAATCGTATGTTGTTGGCGTTTCGGCAGCAGCCAAGCCGTCCAAAGCAGCCGACAAGCATCAGAATGATCATTATGCAGAGCGGGTAAACACGGCTAGCACACTATTGCCTGTACCAAGCAAGCCCAAGCTTACTGCGCAAGTCAGCCAAGCGAAACAGCTCAGCGCTGTGCCAAGCTCCTTCCTGGAAGTACTGACGAATCAGAAGGAGCAAAGCATTACCATTACCTCGGATCAAAAAAATGTGGAGGTAGAAGCGATCTATGACGACAAATCAATCGGCATAATAGGGCTGGCGGATCAGTCGACAGGCAGCACAGGCAAGTTACAGCTCACTACGTTTAAGACCGATGGCAAATATGCCATTGAACTTAGAACACGGAATAAAACGACAGGTGATTACTCCGTCACGATGCTGTATTTGACGGTCGATACGATGGCGCCTGTGATTTATATCGATACACCGTTAACGGGCGAACGGACGAAGAACGGTAAAATCAAAGTGTCCGGCACTACGAGCAATGATGCGACGCTCAAGGTCAATGGCCAATCCGTTGCGGTGAGTCAGAACGGCAAGTTTGAAGGCGAAGTGGCGGCTGTCAGCAGCGATGCGACGTTCACCATCGCCTTTGAGGCAAGCGACCTTGCTGGGAACAGCAATAAGGCATCTGTAATGCTGACCAATGGTGCATTTCAAGTACCTGTTGCCTTAGTGCTTAGAAAAGTGCCGAATCTCAAAGTCAACGAGTCCGCACAAGTAAAGGCCTACTTACGGATGGCTAACGGCAAGAATGAGGTCGAGGCTGATGCCAGCAAGCTGACCTTCACCAATTACCTCGGAGAAGCGATCTCCGTAACCGGAAACGGTGCTGTGAAAGCACTGAAAGTCGGAGCGGGCATTGCCAAAGCGGAGTACAAACTATCAGATGAGATGTCGCTGCAAGCGATGACAGTTATTAACGTGGAAAGCACAATCATCGCCAATACTGCTGAAATAGCGAATAATGGCAAAGCGACCAAACTCAACATCATTTCCGCGGGAGATTTAACGGACGCAGCGCTTGTATATCGCTTGTATCCTAAGTCTGAAGGGACACCGGTTGCGCCTGTTTATCAGGATGATGTGAGCGGTTGGCTGCCAATTCCTGCCGACGGTATTATACCTGCTGTGGAAGGTGACAAATTGGCGGTTGCCAAGCAGCCTAAGGGCGGCAAGCTGAATATCGGGGTTACCGGACTTATGCCAGCAGCTATTTGGACAGTTAGGAGTGGCGGCCCTGGTGGCGGAGGAATGCCTCCAGCCAATTCGGATATTCGGGTCGGTGGCGAGAAAATTGCCTCGGATCGCAAAGATGATCGTATCTATGCGAAAATCACTGATTCGCTGGGAATGAATAATGGCAAAGCGACGCTGCTTATCCAATCTGAAGATAAGACGGCTAACGGTTACGAGTTTGACATTAGTCAAACAAGGCTGGCACAAGCGGTTAACAGCAAGCAAACGATCAGCTTTGAACTGCCTTTTGCCGAATTATCCTTCCCGGCTGCAGCAGCCGTTGGTATTGAACAAGATCTGAAAGTGAAGATCGATAAAAATAGCAGCAGTGTACAAAACAGTTTCCGACAGATTGCAAATGAGCTTCAGGCGAATGTGCTGGGCGATGGGCAAGGCGCTAGCTTCGATCTTCCATTGCCGAATGGCTACAAAGATCGCAGTGTTAATGCCAAAGTAGCCATCCCTGCGAATGTGAACGCCAAAGAAATTACAGCCGTTGTCGTGCGAGATGCGAATGGGAATTGGACAACGGTGCCATGGAAGCTGGAAGTAGTGCATAACCAGCCTTACGTCAGTTTAACTTTGACAGGCAGCGGCAGTGTGGCCTTCTTCAGCAATCATAAGAATTTCGTCGATGTCGACGAACAGGATTGGGCGAAACAAACCATCAGTGAAGCAGCCGGCCAACTGTTCATGCTGGGCAGAACAGCCGATCGCTTCGATCCGAATCTTTCTATTACAAGAGCGGAGTATCCAACAGTGCTACTGAGAGTGCTTGGTCTGATGAACCAACAAGCGGTTCACTCCTTTGCAGATATTAACCAGGAAGACTGGTACAACCGGAGCGTAGCAATCGCAGCAGATCAAGGGATTGTGAATGGCTTCCAAGACGGGACCTACAAGCCTAATGAGGAACTGTCGAGAATGGAAGCAATGATCATGGTTAGTCGCAGCTTGAAGCTGATTGGCGCTAATAGCACGATCACGGAAAGCCAAGTGAACGAGACACTTGGTGCATTCAAGGACGATGCGTCCATTCCGGATTGGGCTCGAGAAGCAGTTGCTTTGTGCATCAAGGCCGGCATTATTACAGGACAGGATCAATCGATCAATCCTGCGGCCCCTCTCACCAGAGCGCAAGCGGCGGCGATTGCCATGAGACTGAGTCATCTTATGGTCGTGAGCAATCCTTAA